One genomic region from Pseudomonadota bacterium encodes:
- the ampD gene encoding 1,6-anhydro-N-acetylmuramyl-L-alanine amidase AmpD, producing MASPNFDERPPAALIDLVVIHAISLPPGKFGTGRVVDFFTNVLDPKADPYFAAIATLRVSAHYFIERRGRLIRFVAEDMRAWHAGVSCFADRHNCNDFSLGIELEGDDIQPFTEPQYEVLIELLRDLRGRYPGLTADRIVGHCHIAPERKTDPGPHFAWERVRRGLA from the coding sequence ATCGCGAGCCCCAATTTTGACGAGCGTCCGCCCGCGGCTTTAATTGATCTGGTGGTGATTCACGCCATCAGTCTGCCGCCGGGAAAATTCGGCACGGGCCGGGTGGTGGATTTTTTCACCAATGTTCTGGACCCGAAGGCCGACCCTTATTTTGCCGCGATCGCGACTTTGCGGGTCTCGGCCCACTATTTCATTGAGCGCCGGGGGCGTTTGATTCGTTTCGTCGCGGAAGATATGCGAGCCTGGCATGCCGGGGTCAGTTGTTTCGCGGACCGGCACAACTGTAATGACTTTTCTCTTGGTATAGAACTTGAAGGGGACGACATTCAGCCCTTTACCGAGCCCCAGTATGAAGTTCTCATTGAGTTACTGCGGGATTTGCGCGGGCGTTATCCGGGGCTTACGGCGGATCGGATTGTCGGGCATTGTCACATTGCCCCGGAGCGTAAAACCGATCCCGGGCCGCATTTCGCCTGGGAGCGGGTTCGGCGCGGTCTGGCCTGA
- the nth gene encoding endonuclease III produces MKALVANGRKREGLRARRERVRGIILGLSRLYPNAGCALIYHSPLQLLVAVILSAQCTDVRVNQVTPFLFARFPDVEALAAAELAELEELIKSTGFFRHKARNIKTCCRQLRERHGGRLPVTLEEMVALAGVGRKTANVVLGEIKGLQGIVVDTHVKRLSRRLRLTRSSEPVRIERDLEAVVPEMAGNLFSHLLIYHGRQICSARGPRCRECPILKLCPGGLSEHS; encoded by the coding sequence CGCGCGTCGGGAACGGGTGCGAGGCATTATCCTGGGACTTTCGCGGCTTTATCCGAACGCCGGCTGCGCCCTGATTTATCACAGCCCCCTGCAGCTGTTGGTCGCGGTTATCCTCTCGGCCCAGTGTACCGATGTCCGGGTGAATCAGGTAACCCCGTTTTTGTTCGCGCGTTTTCCGGATGTCGAGGCGTTGGCCGCGGCGGAACTCGCAGAACTGGAAGAGCTGATTAAAAGCACCGGTTTTTTTCGTCATAAGGCGAGAAATATCAAAACCTGCTGTCGGCAGCTGCGGGAACGGCACGGCGGCCGTCTGCCCGTCACCCTGGAAGAGATGGTGGCTCTGGCGGGAGTCGGGCGGAAAACCGCCAATGTCGTTCTGGGAGAAATCAAGGGTTTGCAAGGAATCGTGGTCGATACCCATGTCAAACGGTTGAGTCGGCGGCTGAGACTGACCAGAAGTTCCGAACCGGTTCGGATTGAGCGGGATTTGGAAGCGGTGGTGCCGGAGATGGCCGGAAACCTGTTTTCCCATCTCTTGATATATCATGGTCGCCAGATCTGTTCGGCCCGCGGCCCCCGTTGCCGGGAATGCCCGATTTTAAAACTGTGTCCGGGAGGTTTGTCTGAACATTCTTGA